One stretch of Leptospira hartskeerlii DNA includes these proteins:
- a CDS encoding phospholipase, with protein sequence MESAQIFEPGAIALLFNLYGYYIFFILFALWTPLAVVDLAGRTDLSVRAGSIWTVIVILVPLLGAAAYHIAGGSQVPVRMKSLLVSGGFLLLFLTIMISTIV encoded by the coding sequence ATGGAAAGCGCGCAAATTTTTGAACCGGGAGCAATCGCTTTGCTCTTCAACCTGTACGGATATTATATTTTCTTTATTCTTTTTGCACTTTGGACCCCTTTGGCCGTAGTCGATTTGGCCGGAAGAACGGATTTAAGCGTAAGGGCAGGAAGTATATGGACGGTGATAGTTATACTTGTGCCATTGCTGGGAGCTGCTGCTTACCATATCGCTGGCGGTTCGCAAGTTCCCGTTCGTATGAAAAGCCTTCTTGTTTCGGGCGGATTTCTTCTTCTCTTTTTGACAATCATGATTTCGACAATCGTTTGA